GACAGTGGATTAGCTCAGTTTATTGCAGATTCTCAGAAATTGGCTTAACAGCTTAACCATATTGCATAAAAAATCCCGAATTCATTTCGGGATTTTTTATTTTATTTATAAAGATCAGGCTCTATTTTATTATTGTTATTTTTCATTTCTTCTCTCGCCCTTTTCTCTATATTCCTGTACATTTCATTCATATCAATGTCTTTCCCATCCTTATTTTTCATTCTTACGACAGCTCCGGCCGGAAGTGTGCTCATTGTTTGCTTCATGTCCTTTGTGGGATCTGCCTGATAATCTTTCCAGGCTTTTTTAAACTGTTTTTTTGTTACTTCGATATCTTTGCCCCCCAAACCGATCATGGTTACTCCCGGCATTTGTATGTCTTCTTCCTGGCTTATGTTTGTCTTTTTATTTCCAATCAAAGTCATTATATGCGAACCTGTTTTGTCTTCAAGCTTCACAATTAAACCAGGTAATCCATAGAATTTATAAGGTCCGTCCTGAAAAGGGATATCGGTACTAAACCAGGCAGTCCATTCTCTGCCTCCATAGGTTGTTGTTGCCTTTTGGGTGTTATACTCTCCTATTTTTTGTTTTTCAGAAAGAATCTTCCATTCAGGTTTTTGATCTTCTGCTATTTTATAGATTGTGTTTCCTATTTTTTCTGAAAGTACAACCTTATAGTCGGGATATGTTTTGGTAACGCTTGTAGCAATCACACCCGGTTTCATATTTTTTTTGATATTAATACTTTCTCCAAAACCGCCTTTCATTTGTTTTGTGATATCCGCTTTTGTTGTAGAGTCGGAGACAAATTTTTCACGGCTGTAATATTTTGAGCCATTTTTATCAATATCCAGGAGCATTACATCACTTTTTATATCCGCTCTGTTGGTGGAATCCGAGATATACTTATAATCATAATAAAACCTATTTGCCTGGGCATGAGTAAGTATACTCAAAAGTAAAAAAAGTAAAATATTATTTTTCATAGGTTATTGAGACATAAAAAGCTTTGCCAATTCTGGATTGACAAAGCCAATTGGAACTTTATTATTTTGTCTGAATTCTTATCTCTCCTGAAGGATCTCCGTCTTTTGTGCGTTTATTCACATTCATACTTTTAATATCCTTTGGATTAATAGCATCAAATTCTTTTCTGGTGACCTCTACTCCGTTAATGTATAATTTCATGTTACCGTAATTATTAGCGGATCCGTTTACTCTTGGAACTGTAAAAGTATTCACATCTTTAAAATTAGAGTTCAGCCTCACTGTCACCGGATTATCCGAATCGCTAAAACTGGATGTATACACATAAACTCTTCTATTGTTGCCATCCAATGCTCTTCTTTCTGCATCCAGCTTCATTCTTTCTGCATCAAGTTTAGCTCTTTTTTCGTTAAGCCTGGCACGCTTTCTATCGAGTTTCGCTCGTTTCGCAGCCGTTTCCATAGCTCCTTTTGCATTCTCGGAAGCCTTGGCAAGTTCTGCTGCATCCCATTTCATATCCTTAATTTCACTGAACTTTAATGCTTTCATTCGAGGAGCTGTCGGAGGAACCGGAGGCGTTGGCATATCCTGGAAATCGAAATTAATTTCAGGTATTTCAGGAATCTCAACGTTCATATTCTTGAGCTCTTTCACTTTATTCTTCCATTCATCGGATTTGAAAAAGTCATTAATTCTTTTAATTTCATTTCCATTAATGGTATAAGCCATTCTGAAATCATCGGAACTTGTAATTTTTCCCATTTCAGCTGACAGATCATTAAGCTCATCTACATTCTTCTGGAACTCTTTACTTTCCGGCTTAAGGCTTTTCAGAGCCATACTTTTTTCCTGGATTTTCTTTCCAAGATCTTTTAATTTCTCTGTTTCTTTTTTTCTTAACAGCTTTTGTTGTGAATCATCAATTTTACCGATTTTGGCAGGAATGGTGTCTTTTGTAATGGAAGTTACATTTTGAACTTTGGCTTCAGGCTGTTCTTCCATTCTGGATACTGCTTCCCGGATCGCTATGTTGGTTTCTTTTATTTCTTTATTCTTCGCATTTACCATATAGGCAAAAGCCACTGTAAATAAAACCGGTAATGCAAAAATCCTTCGCGCATACCCGAATTTGGTTTTGGGTTTTTGTAACATTTTTAGACGTTTTTTTAGATTTGAACTTAAAAACGGACTGGTTGCAGGTAACTGTGTTCCGGAAAAGTGACTTGCTAAAAGCATCTGCGCAAATGCTTTTGTGTCCGATTGTTTGACGGCTTTTTTATCAGCCAGGTATTCATGGATAAGACCGAGTTCTTTTTTCATCATATAAAAGAACGGATTGAACCAGAAGACTGAGGTAATCACTTCGATAAAAATTTTATCAAAGGAATGCTTCTGTTCAATATGTACCATCTCATGCTTTAAGATCTGTTTCCCAATATCAGAATTCAACTGTATTGAATTCTTCCAGAATAGATTTTTAAAGTATGAAAACGGTGCTTCAGTAAGGTTTGTATGGTAAAAATTTATACCATCAAAACTCTCTTTTTGAAATTTCTTTTTAAGCTGTTGGATCCTGATGATCCCATAGATAAGCCTTCCTAAAAAATAGAAAGAAACCAGTCCCAAAGCTGAAAAAATAATTCTAAAATAAATGTGGTCATTGCTTATGTTTTTATGTGAATTAAAATTCTGTAATTTATTGAGCAACAAATACACCTCATTATTCACTTCTATAGTAAAATCATCAACCCTCATAAGAGGTAATAACAATGAAAGTAATATAGCCGATAACAGATAGAATCTGTTATAATGATGAAATGTCTTGTCCTTTAAAGACAACTGATAATACAAAAATGTTACACCACAACATACAATTACTTTCCCAAAGTATAGAAGTAGAGTTTCCATATCAGTTTTTCTTTTTGAGTTCGTTGAGCAGTATTTCAAGATCTTCTACCGTCATTTCATTTTTTTCTACCAAAAAAGAGACTGCACTTTTATAAGATCCTTTGAAATAATTTTTCACAAGACTTTTCATCGTCTTGCCCGAATACTGTTCCTTTGTGATCAGTGCAAAATATTCATGCTGTCTGCCATAAACATTATAATCAACAAATTCCTTATCCTTTAATACTTTTAGAATAGTTGAAACAGTATTTGTGTGAGGTTTGGGTTCAGGAAACAAATCAAGAATATCCTTGAGGAATCCTTTTTCAATTTTCCATAAATACTGCATTACCTGTTCTTCTGCTTTTGTTAAAGTCTGAATTATCATATCCTGTTCATTTATCTTGAATGATATATCATCGCTAAATTCTATATCACTATTTAATTAGTTATACAAATGTAGAAATAAATTACATTCAAACAACTATTTTTTTAGTGATAAACAGAATAAGCACATAACTAATTGATATTCAATATAATATTTTTTATTAAAATATGTTAAATTAGTAAGTAGTAATCAAATTCCACTGAATTATCAATAGAAAATTCTTTAATTACAATATAAATTCTTAAAACTTGTTAATTTTTATTAAATAAAATTAAAATGAATATGTTTAAACTGGGAAAATATATTTATTTTAGTGCTTTAAAAATTTCTCATGAAAAGATATAATTTACTGATTGTACTATTACTACTTATTTTTAACATTACTAATGCTCAAAAGAAAAGTTCGCCTGCTGCAGATTTCAGCGCTTTAAAGGAAGCAAAAACTAAAATTGAAAATACAGTTCCTACGGTTATCGGACATTTACAAGCGATCGCTACCAAAGAAGGAGACAATAATATTCTTACCAACGGAAAAGCAGCACTGGGAAAAGAATATGGTATTTTAGAATCTGAATGGTACTTATACAGAGGAAATATGAACAACTGCATTTTAAATAATTCTTCAAAGAAAGCTAAAAAGTGCATGGAATACCACACGCAATACCTGAGAAATACGCTTATCAACTATAAAAACTATATTACTTACCTCACAAAAAAGAATGGGTATCTTGGAGTAGAAGGTGATACTAAAATTGATTTTAATCCTAGTGAAATCACTACAAAATTAAATGACGCTTATTTTAATGGTGGTGATGCCTCCAACAGAATGAAAGGAAATCAAAAGAAAGAATTTCTGGGTCAGACAATGGCAGATGATCTTAAATTAAAACCTTATGCTGAGCTAGCACAATAATATAATCCCGCTTTATGCGGGATTTTTTTATTTACTACTTTTACTTAATTACATCCTTATAACAGATAAATAAAATCCCTGAATCACTCTATCTGTATTTCAGAATAAAGAAATATTTTATTCATTTAATTATTTTGTAATTTTGAATATATGTTTAATATCTTCAGTACATATCTTCAAAACAAAATAAGCCTCTCCCAGGATGAACTAAAGTTTATTGAGTCGCTGAGCATTATTAAAAAACTAAAAAAACACCAATTTCTTTTATCAGAAGGGGATATTTGTACTTTTAACTCATTTGTCTGCTCGGGTTTCTTACGAAAATATAGCATGGACGAAAAAGGTATAGAGCATACAGTTTATTTTGCCACAGAGAACTGGTGGATTTCTGACATGCAAAGTCTTATGGATGGAACTCCTTCAAAATACTATATCAGTGCTGTTGAAGATTCTGTTGTCTTATTAATTAGCAATTCCAACTTTGAAAAAATATGTACGGAAATACCTCTGTTTAAAGATATGGCCAATATGCTTTTACAAAGAAGTCTTAATGCCAGCCAAGAAAGGATAAACTCCACCTTAAGTGCTACTGCGGAGCAAAAATATATCCAATTTTTAAAAACTTTTCCTAAAGTAGCAAACCGAGTTCCACGTTATATGCTTGCATCTTATTTAGGGATCACTGCTGAAACATTGAGCCGAATTCGGAAAACCGTTTCCACTAAGTAATTTACTTTTATAATTCTTACATCATTTAGTCTCTTTTCTTCTTGATATTTGTCAAGACTTTTTGAATCAAATGTCAATATTTACTTCCTGATAACTTACCATCTTTGTATTCAAGATAAAGGCGTTACTTCAATAGTAATTGAATCATAAAATCCATTTCCATACAAGCATGGATTTATCAAACCAATGTCTTATAACTTTGATATACAATAACATATTAAGTAATTAAAAGTATTATGGAATTATACAGAGAAAATAAAGAAACGCAGCAAGTGCTTGACGGTTTCTTTGGAGCAACAGCAAAAAATTCCCCTTTAGAGGTTATCCAATACATGGATGAAAATGTAGATTTCTATATTGCAGAATCACCCCACATGCCATGGACAGGAATGAAGAAAGGAAAGAAAGCTGTATTAAAGGCTTTAGAACAGCTTATTGATGCACACGACACGACTAAAGATAATTTTGAAATGAATCATATTTTCATTGATGGAAGTGAAGCAGCCGTTTTCGGGAAAGCAGGAAGAACGGTTAAAGGAACAGGTAAGGCCTTTAAGGAAAACTTTTGTATGAAATTTACCATTCATGATGGACTGATCACAAAGTTTCTAATGCTTGAAGATTCTCACCTAATTGAAAAAGCGTTTATACAAAATTAAGACTTCAATTAATTCAAAATGAAAAATAATTTAATGGTAATCATCAAGGCTATGATATTTACAGCTTTGTTTTCTATGCCAAGCTTGCATATATCTGCACAGATACCTGGAGTTTTGGGCATGGATCATATAGGTTTTAACGTCCCCGATCTCAATGAATCGGTTACTTTTTTTACAGATGTATTGGGCTTTCATAAAGTTTATGAAGAAGGACACTTACCTCTTGATGAAGATGCAAAAAAAGCTTTTAATATACGCCAGTCTGCAGAAATCACGCATATTGCCATGCTGCAAACCGGAAATGGCAGCAACATCGAACTGTTTGAATATACATCTCCTGAAAGGAATATGAAAAGGCCTATGAACGACGATATCGGTTGGTATCATTTTGCTATTTACACCACAAATATGGATGAAAGCGTAGCATATCTTAAAGCAAAAAAAGTCCGTATCATAGGCACCCCTATAGAACATAAATCAGGGCCCAATGCAGGACTGACAGGCGTTTATTTTGAAACTCCCTGGGGATTACAAATCGAATTAGTTTCTTACCCAAACGGCCTGGCCTATGAAAAAACAAATCCTCAATACAAGTTGTGGTCACCTAAAACGACATCAATAAAAAAGTAAATATCATGAATTAATTACTTTCAGTTAATTAAAGACAACATAAGAAAATATCACAACAATCAAAATGACAAAGCCAATAATAGCAGTAGTAACAGGTGCCAGCAGAGGTGCCGGAAAAGGCATAGCGATAGCTCTTGGAAAAAAAGGAGCTGTAGTATATGTCACAGGTCGTAGTTTGCATAGCCAAAACAACCTTGGTACAATTACAGAAACAGCTCATGCTGTAAGTGAAGCAGGAGGACTTGGTATTCCTGTAGCTGTAGACCACACAGATGATAACGCAGTAGCCGGGCTCTTCCAAAATATAAAAAAAGAATATGGAAGACTTGATATTTTAGTCAATAATGCCGCTGATGTGAGTGATGCTATTACTAAAAAGATCCCCTTCTGGGAGAATTCTCTGGCTCCGGTTAATCTTCTTAATGTAGGTTTAAGATCACATTATGTGAGCAGCTATTATGCTGCTCCTCTGTTAATAGCAAATGGAAGAGGTCTGATAATAAATACAGGTCAATATGCAGCTGTAAGTTATTACAATGGTCCGGCTTATGGTGCTCAGAAAGCAGGAGCGGATAAAATGGCAGCAGATATGGCTAAAGAATTAAAAGCTTATAATGTGGCAGCTAATTCTATATGGATGGGTTTTTTAGATACAGAGCGCGCTCAGGCTTATATTGCTAATCTACCCGATGATGAAAAACCTACCATAAAGCGGGAATCTCCGGAATTTACAGGAAGAGTGATTGCAGCCCTCTATGAATATGATAAAATGATGGAGTTATCCGGGCAGGCACTTATAGGTGCTGAACTTGGGAAAGAGCTTGGAGTTACCGACATTGACGGCAATTATCCCGAATCATTCCGAGATACTTTGGGAAGTCCTCCTGAACTTCATAAGAGCTTAAAGGATTGACGATTACAAATATCGGTTTAAATGAGAAAATAGATCAAACAAAAAAGAGAATCACTTTGTGATTCTCTTTTGCTTTAGTAGCGGGAACCGGACTCGAACCGATGACCTTCGGGTTATGAGCCCGACGAGCTACCTACTGCTCCATCCCGCGGTATATTTTTAGAGTGTTTACCGAAAACACTTGCTTAGTAGCGGGAACCGGACTCGAACCGATGACCTTCGGGTTATGAGCCCGACGAGCTGCCTACTGCTCCATCCCGCGGTGTATTTTTAGAGTGCTTACCGAAAGCACTTGCTTAGTAGCGGGAACCGGACTCGAACCGATGACCTTCGGGTTATGAGCCCGACGAGCTACCTACTGCTCCATCCCGCGGTGTATTTTTTAGAGTGTTTACCGAAAACACTTGCTTAGTAGCGGGAACCGGACTCGAACCGATGACCTTCGGGTTATGAGCCCGACGAGCTACCTACTGCTCCATCCCGCGATATTGGATTGCAAATGTACGACTTTTTTTTAAAATTCCTAATTTTTCTTTTAAATAAAGGAGTTTTATAAAAACTATACATTTATTTGTATCTTTGTTTTATGGCAAAAATATTAAAAATTTACCCTGACAATCCTCAGGAAAATCTTATTAATGAGGTGGTTAAAACCTTGAATAATGGTGGATTAATTATTTATCCTTCTGATACTATTTATGCATTGGGTTGTAATATTTTTGACATCAAAGCCATGGAAAAACTGGCTCAGATCAAAAAAATGAAGCTGGAAAAAGCCCAGTTTTCAATTATTTGTAACGACCTCAGTCACCTTTCGGATTTTACAAGACCCATTGATACTTCCGTATTTCGATTTTTAAAAAGCCACCTTCCCGGACCTTTTACATTTATTCTGGATGCCAACAAAAGTGTTCCTCTGGCTTATAAAGGACATAAAACAATC
The sequence above is drawn from the Chryseobacterium daecheongense genome and encodes:
- a CDS encoding VOC family protein gives rise to the protein MKNNLMVIIKAMIFTALFSMPSLHISAQIPGVLGMDHIGFNVPDLNESVTFFTDVLGFHKVYEEGHLPLDEDAKKAFNIRQSAEITHIAMLQTGNGSNIELFEYTSPERNMKRPMNDDIGWYHFAIYTTNMDESVAYLKAKKVRIIGTPIEHKSGPNAGLTGVYFETPWGLQIELVSYPNGLAYEKTNPQYKLWSPKTTSIKK
- a CDS encoding Crp/Fnr family transcriptional regulator, translating into MFNIFSTYLQNKISLSQDELKFIESLSIIKKLKKHQFLLSEGDICTFNSFVCSGFLRKYSMDEKGIEHTVYFATENWWISDMQSLMDGTPSKYYISAVEDSVVLLISNSNFEKICTEIPLFKDMANMLLQRSLNASQERINSTLSATAEQKYIQFLKTFPKVANRVPRYMLASYLGITAETLSRIRKTVSTK
- a CDS encoding L-threonylcarbamoyladenylate synthase is translated as MAKILKIYPDNPQENLINEVVKTLNNGGLIIYPSDTIYALGCNIFDIKAMEKLAQIKKMKLEKAQFSIICNDLSHLSDFTRPIDTSVFRFLKSHLPGPFTFILDANKSVPLAYKGHKTIGIRVPDHSIPQLIVEKLGHPIASTSIRDEDEVIEYSTDPELIAEKYDHLVDIVIDSGYGDNVASTIVDLTSGEPEVIRQGKGII
- a CDS encoding GLPGLI family protein, with the protein product MKNNILLFLLLSILTHAQANRFYYDYKYISDSTNRADIKSDVMLLDIDKNGSKYYSREKFVSDSTTKADITKQMKGGFGESINIKKNMKPGVIATSVTKTYPDYKVVLSEKIGNTIYKIAEDQKPEWKILSEKQKIGEYNTQKATTTYGGREWTAWFSTDIPFQDGPYKFYGLPGLIVKLEDKTGSHIMTLIGNKKTNISQEEDIQMPGVTMIGLGGKDIEVTKKQFKKAWKDYQADPTKDMKQTMSTLPAGAVVRMKNKDGKDIDMNEMYRNIEKRAREEMKNNNNKIEPDLYK
- a CDS encoding BlaI/MecI/CopY family transcriptional regulator: MIIQTLTKAEEQVMQYLWKIEKGFLKDILDLFPEPKPHTNTVSTILKVLKDKEFVDYNVYGRQHEYFALITKEQYSGKTMKSLVKNYFKGSYKSAVSFLVEKNEMTVEDLEILLNELKKKN
- a CDS encoding SDR family NAD(P)-dependent oxidoreductase — protein: MTKPIIAVVTGASRGAGKGIAIALGKKGAVVYVTGRSLHSQNNLGTITETAHAVSEAGGLGIPVAVDHTDDNAVAGLFQNIKKEYGRLDILVNNAADVSDAITKKIPFWENSLAPVNLLNVGLRSHYVSSYYAAPLLIANGRGLIINTGQYAAVSYYNGPAYGAQKAGADKMAADMAKELKAYNVAANSIWMGFLDTERAQAYIANLPDDEKPTIKRESPEFTGRVIAALYEYDKMMELSGQALIGAELGKELGVTDIDGNYPESFRDTLGSPPELHKSLKD